In the Calditrichota bacterium genome, one interval contains:
- a CDS encoding sigma 54-interacting transcriptional regulator, with product MKVVDHILSKAKIAFALINHNLELGDHNDAFLDICSSTEKDAFRTKQIFDLIPEFIGLENQLKKISSGNEKLFNIPYLNRGNKAYNCCIESYTDSKTPLLITFQEITEQASLKQKLSQKENEINILKAQLSTQNKIALSEIIGESAAIQKIKMIVPRIGKIETSRILLEGETGTGKSMLAQVIHNSSSKINKPFVEINCAAIPETLLEAELFGNIKGAFTNAVADRIGLIESANGGTLFLDEISELPLNLQAKLLSFLETRKFRQLGSNKEKMVQLRLIAATNKGLAKCVEEGTFREDLFYRLNVVLLTLPALREMENDLILLANHFIANFNMLFNKKVKNLSASATKKLLNHSWPGNVRELSNCIEQAMIFAESETLEADDFVIRKNTTIENKLDYNIPSSGIDLEKMEIEFLKSALTKSNGNKSNAAKLLGLSRDTLRYRLEKYNIS from the coding sequence ATGAAAGTTGTTGACCACATATTATCAAAAGCAAAAATTGCATTTGCTTTGATTAACCACAATCTGGAACTGGGTGACCATAATGATGCATTTCTTGATATCTGTTCTTCAACAGAAAAAGATGCATTTCGTACTAAACAAATTTTCGATTTAATCCCTGAGTTTATTGGGTTGGAAAACCAGTTAAAAAAAATCTCCTCCGGCAACGAAAAGCTCTTTAATATTCCATATTTAAACAGGGGCAATAAAGCTTACAATTGTTGCATAGAAAGTTATACTGATTCCAAAACACCATTGCTTATAACTTTTCAGGAAATCACTGAGCAGGCATCGTTAAAACAAAAACTGTCTCAAAAAGAAAATGAAATAAATATCCTCAAAGCCCAGCTAAGCACTCAAAATAAAATTGCACTTTCCGAGATAATCGGGGAAAGTGCGGCCATTCAAAAAATTAAAATGATTGTACCGCGTATTGGGAAGATTGAGACATCAAGAATATTGCTTGAAGGAGAAACAGGCACTGGGAAAAGTATGCTGGCGCAGGTTATTCATAATTCCTCTTCAAAAATTAATAAACCTTTTGTTGAGATAAACTGCGCGGCAATCCCCGAAACACTTTTGGAAGCAGAACTTTTTGGCAATATTAAAGGTGCTTTTACAAATGCAGTAGCAGACCGGATTGGTTTGATTGAATCAGCCAATGGCGGCACTTTATTCCTGGATGAGATTAGTGAACTGCCTTTAAACCTGCAGGCAAAATTGCTCTCTTTTTTGGAGACAAGAAAGTTTCGTCAGTTAGGAAGTAATAAAGAAAAAATGGTACAATTGCGTTTAATCGCGGCAACAAATAAAGGCCTGGCAAAATGTGTAGAAGAAGGTACATTTCGGGAAGATTTGTTTTACCGTTTGAATGTTGTGCTATTAACTTTGCCGGCCTTGCGCGAAATGGAGAATGATCTGATACTTCTGGCGAACCATTTTATTGCAAATTTCAATATGCTTTTTAATAAAAAGGTAAAAAACTTAAGTGCATCGGCAACAAAGAAATTATTAAATCATAGCTGGCCGGGTAACGTTCGGGAACTGAGTAATTGCATAGAACAAGCTATGATTTTTGCAGAAAGTGAAACTCTTGAAGCAGATGATTTTGTAATCAGAAAAAATACAACCATAGAAAATAAGCTAGACTATAATATACCTAGTAGCGGTATTGATCTTGAGAAAATGGAAATTGAGTTTTTAAAATCGGCTCTTACAAAAAGCAATGGAAATAAATCCAATGCGGCAAAACTTCTTGGTTTAAGCCGAGACACTCTACGCTATCGTTTGGAAAAATATAATATTTCCTAA
- a CDS encoding GTP-binding protein — protein MSLIKKKICLLGDIGVGKTSLIRRFVEDLFDDSYLTTIGVKVSQKKVVLENSKELFLMIWDVEGAANTNEINTNYLTGASGAIIVSDLTRLQTVEINKNFIDIFLKINPGAHVVLAGNKVDLITKKHPGYNFFTENSKILESPFFFTSAKDGENVEACFQNISQKLITD, from the coding sequence ATGTCCCTGATTAAAAAGAAAATTTGTTTACTGGGTGATATTGGAGTCGGGAAAACCAGTTTGATTCGCCGTTTTGTGGAAGATTTATTTGATGACTCCTATCTTACTACGATTGGTGTTAAGGTATCGCAAAAAAAGGTAGTCCTGGAAAACTCCAAAGAACTTTTTTTAATGATTTGGGATGTAGAAGGTGCAGCGAATACAAATGAGATAAATACAAATTATCTGACCGGGGCATCAGGTGCGATTATAGTTTCGGATTTAACACGGTTACAAACGGTTGAAATAAATAAAAATTTTATTGATATTTTTTTGAAAATTAATCCCGGAGCGCACGTTGTTTTGGCAGGAAACAAGGTGGACCTTATCACCAAAAAGCATCCGGGTTATAATTTTTTTACTGAGAACAGCAAAATTTTAGAATCTCCGTTTTTCTTTACAAGCGCAAAAGATGGTGAAAATGTCGAAGCCTGCTTTCAAAATATTTCCCAAAAACTGATTACAGATTGA